The following are from one region of the Streptomyces rubrogriseus genome:
- a CDS encoding ABC transporter ATP-binding protein — protein sequence MAEQQQDQRVPTVIADEVHIVYRVNGAKTGKGSATAALSRMLKKGSDDTKRGVRKVHAVRGVSFTAYRGEAIGLIGSNGSGKSTLLRAIAGLLPAERGKVYTDGQPSLLGVNAALMNDLTGERNVILGGLAMGMSREQIKERYQEIVDFSGINEKGDFITLPMRTYSSGMAARLRFSIAAAKDHDVLMIDEALATGDRKFQTRSEERIRELKKQAGTIFLVSHNNKSIRDTCNRVLWLERGELRMDGPTDEVLKEYEKFTGK from the coding sequence GTGGCTGAACAGCAGCAGGACCAGCGGGTGCCGACGGTCATCGCGGACGAGGTGCACATCGTCTACCGCGTCAACGGCGCCAAGACCGGCAAGGGCAGCGCGACGGCCGCCCTGAGCCGCATGCTCAAGAAGGGCTCCGACGACACGAAGCGGGGCGTGCGCAAGGTGCACGCCGTGCGCGGCGTCTCCTTCACCGCCTACCGGGGCGAGGCCATCGGCCTGATCGGATCCAACGGCTCCGGGAAGTCGACGCTGCTGCGCGCCATCGCCGGGCTGCTGCCCGCCGAGCGCGGGAAGGTCTACACGGACGGGCAGCCCTCCCTGCTCGGCGTGAACGCGGCCCTGATGAACGACCTGACCGGCGAGCGGAACGTCATCCTCGGCGGCCTGGCCATGGGCATGTCCCGCGAGCAGATCAAGGAGCGCTACCAGGAGATCGTCGACTTCTCCGGGATCAACGAGAAGGGCGACTTCATCACCCTGCCGATGCGCACCTACTCCTCCGGCATGGCGGCCCGGCTGCGGTTCTCCATCGCCGCCGCCAAGGACCACGACGTCCTGATGATCGACGAGGCGCTGGCCACCGGCGACCGCAAGTTCCAGACCCGCTCCGAGGAGCGCATCCGGGAGCTGAAGAAGCAGGCCGGCACCATCTTCCTGGTCAGCCACAACAACAAGTCCATCCGTGACACCTGCAACCGGGTCCTGTGGCTGGAGCGCGGCGAGCTGCGCATGGACGGTCCGACCGACGAGGTGCTCAAGGAGTACGAGAAGTTCACGGGCAAGTAG
- a CDS encoding ABC transporter permease: protein MSETTHDGTVAMTKPVSPDEGLTPARLAAKYGLSVSGARPSLKEYVRQLWGRRHFILAFSQAKLTAQYSQAKLGQLWQVATPLLNALVYFLIFGLILDAGRGMEKDVYIPFLVTGVFVFTFTQSSAMAGVRAIAGNLGLVRALHFPRASLPVSFALQQLQQLLASMIVLFLVVVGFGSYPSLSWLLVLPVLVLQFLFNVGLALVVARMGAKTPDLAQLMPFIMRTWMYASGVMFSIPIMLKDKPDWIADVLQWNPTAVYMDLMRFALIDGYGSENLPPHVWAVALGWAVVLAVGGFVYFWKAEERYGRG from the coding sequence GTGAGTGAGACAACGCACGACGGCACGGTCGCCATGACCAAGCCCGTGTCGCCCGACGAGGGCCTCACACCGGCCCGGCTCGCCGCCAAGTACGGGCTGTCCGTGAGCGGCGCCCGACCGAGCCTCAAGGAGTACGTCCGTCAGCTCTGGGGGCGGCGGCACTTCATTCTCGCCTTCTCCCAGGCGAAGCTGACCGCCCAGTACAGCCAGGCCAAGCTCGGCCAGCTGTGGCAGGTGGCCACGCCGCTGCTGAACGCGCTCGTCTACTTCCTGATCTTCGGCCTGATCCTCGACGCGGGCCGGGGCATGGAGAAGGACGTCTACATCCCGTTCCTGGTGACCGGCGTGTTCGTCTTCACCTTCACCCAGTCCTCGGCGATGGCGGGCGTGCGCGCCATCGCCGGCAACCTCGGGCTGGTGCGGGCGCTGCACTTCCCGCGGGCCTCGCTGCCCGTCTCCTTCGCCCTCCAGCAGCTCCAGCAGCTGCTGGCCTCGATGATCGTGCTGTTCCTGGTGGTCGTCGGTTTCGGCAGCTACCCCTCGTTGTCCTGGCTGCTGGTCCTCCCGGTGCTGGTCCTGCAGTTCCTCTTCAACGTGGGTCTCGCGCTGGTCGTGGCCCGGATGGGGGCCAAGACGCCGGACCTGGCCCAGCTGATGCCGTTCATCATGCGCACCTGGATGTACGCCTCGGGCGTGATGTTCTCCATCCCGATCATGCTGAAGGACAAGCCGGACTGGATCGCCGACGTGCTCCAGTGGAACCCGACCGCCGTCTACATGGACCTGATGCGCTTCGCGCTGATCGACGGGTACGGCTCGGAGAACCTGCCGCCGCACGTGTGGGCGGTCGCGCTCGGCTGGGCCGTGGTCCTCGCCGTGGGCGGCTTCGTGTACTTCTGGAAGGCGGAGGAGAGGTACGGCCGTGGCTGA
- a CDS encoding glycosyltransferase family 2 protein: MKVGAVVITMGNRPEELRALLDSVAGQDGDPVEVVVVGNGSPVPEVPDGVRTVELPENLGIPGGRNVGIEAFGPGGSDVDILLFLDDDGLLARTDTAELCREAFAADDELGIISFRIADPDTGETQRRHVPRLRASDPMRSSRVTTFLGGANAVRTRVLTQVGGLPDAFFYAHEETDLAWRALDAGWMIDYRSDMVLNHPTTAPSRHAVYHRMVARNRVWLARRNLPALLVPVYLGVWMALTLLRRPSRPALKAWFGGFREGWATPCGPRRPMRWRTVWRLTRLGRPPVI, encoded by the coding sequence GTGAAGGTCGGCGCCGTCGTCATCACGATGGGCAACCGCCCCGAGGAGCTGCGCGCCCTGCTCGACTCGGTCGCGGGGCAGGACGGCGACCCGGTCGAGGTGGTCGTGGTCGGCAACGGCTCGCCCGTCCCGGAGGTGCCCGACGGCGTGCGCACCGTCGAGCTGCCCGAGAACCTGGGCATCCCCGGCGGCCGCAACGTCGGCATCGAGGCCTTCGGCCCCGGCGGCAGCGACGTCGACATCCTGCTCTTCCTCGACGACGACGGCCTGCTCGCCCGCACCGACACCGCCGAGCTGTGCCGCGAGGCGTTCGCGGCCGACGACGAACTGGGCATCATCAGCTTCCGCATCGCCGACCCGGACACCGGCGAGACCCAGCGCCGGCACGTCCCGCGGCTGCGCGCCTCCGACCCGATGCGCTCCTCCCGGGTCACCACCTTCCTCGGCGGCGCCAACGCGGTGCGCACCCGCGTCCTCACCCAGGTCGGCGGGTTGCCGGACGCCTTCTTCTACGCCCACGAGGAGACCGACCTGGCCTGGCGGGCCCTCGACGCGGGCTGGATGATCGACTACCGGTCCGACATGGTGCTCAACCACCCCACGACCGCGCCGTCCCGGCACGCGGTCTACCACCGCATGGTCGCCCGCAACCGCGTCTGGCTCGCCCGACGCAACCTCCCCGCGCTGCTGGTCCCGGTCTACCTCGGCGTCTGGATGGCCCTCACGCTGCTGCGCCGGCCGTCGCGCCCCGCGCTGAAGGCCTGGTTCGGCGGCTTCCGCGAGGGCTGGGCCACCCCGTGCGGTCCCCGCCGGCCCATGCGGTGGCGTACGGTGTGGCGCCTGACCCGGCTGGGCCGCCCCCCGGTGATCTGA
- a CDS encoding CDP-alcohol phosphatidyltransferase family protein codes for MSRPSVAELRPVVHPAGVKDRRSGEHWAGRLYMREVSLRIDRYLVNTRITPNQLTYLMTVCGVLAAPALLVPGIWGAVLGVVAVQLYLLLDCVDGEIARWRKQYSLGGVYLDRVGAYLTDAAVLVGLGLRAADIWGTGRIDWLWAFLGTLAALGAILIKAETDLVGVARHQNGMPPVKEAASEIRSSGMALARRAAGALKFHRLILGIEASLLILVLAIVDQARGDLFFTRLGTAVLAGIALLQTLLHLVSILASSRLK; via the coding sequence ATGTCAAGGCCATCGGTAGCTGAACTACGCCCGGTCGTCCATCCCGCGGGGGTCAAGGACCGGCGCAGCGGTGAGCACTGGGCGGGACGCCTCTACATGCGCGAGGTCTCGCTGCGGATCGACCGCTATCTGGTGAACACCAGGATCACGCCCAACCAGCTCACGTACCTGATGACCGTCTGCGGCGTGCTGGCGGCCCCGGCGCTGCTCGTGCCGGGCATCTGGGGCGCCGTGCTCGGCGTGGTCGCGGTCCAGCTGTACCTGCTCCTCGACTGCGTGGACGGCGAGATCGCGCGCTGGCGCAAGCAGTACTCGCTCGGCGGGGTCTACCTGGACCGCGTCGGCGCCTACCTGACCGACGCCGCGGTCCTGGTCGGCCTCGGCCTGCGCGCCGCCGACATCTGGGGCACCGGCCGGATCGACTGGCTGTGGGCCTTCCTTGGCACCCTGGCCGCGCTCGGCGCGATCCTGATCAAGGCCGAGACGGACCTGGTGGGCGTCGCCCGGCACCAGAACGGGATGCCGCCGGTCAAGGAGGCCGCCTCCGAGATCCGCTCCTCCGGCATGGCGCTGGCCCGCCGGGCCGCCGGCGCGCTCAAGTTCCACCGGCTGATCCTCGGCATCGAGGCGTCCCTGCTGATCCTGGTCCTCGCCATCGTCGACCAGGCGCGCGGCGACCTGTTCTTCACCCGCCTCGGCACCGCCGTACTGGCCGGCATCGCGCTGCTGCAGACCCTGCTGCACCTGGTGTCCATCCTCGCCTCCAGCAGGCTGAAGTGA